CTCCCTACTGATCACTGATCACTGATCACGACCGGTCACGCAGCGTGACACACCCTTTCGACGTGCGGCACCCTTCCTACCGCCCAATGGGTGGCGAAGAGGTAGCTTTCCCGGCTTTTCCGCCCGGAAGAGCGTCTTGATCAGGTATAGGCCTCGTGAACTTCTCACTCGAAAGAGTGGCGGGGCGACGGGGGCCTGGACCACGTAGGCTCATGCTCAAGGAGAAGAACGTAGAGGAGCTGATCGTGATCCCCGGTGGTGGCCAGCCCAACATGCAGCAGTTGCTCCAGCAGGCCCAGAAGATGCAGCAGGATCTCCAGCAGGCGCAGGAGGAACTGGCGAACACGGAGGTCGACGGGCAGGCGGGCGGCGGTCTGGTGAAGGCCACCGTGACCGGCTCGGGTGAGCTGCGGGCGCTGAAGATCGACCCGAAGGCCGTGGACCCGGAGGACACCGAGACCCTCGCCGATCTGATCGTCGCGGCCGTACAGGCGGCCAACGAGAACGCGCAGACGCTCCAGCAGCAGAAGCTCGGCCCGCTCGCCCAGGGCCTCGGCGGCGGCACGGGCATCCCCGGTCTGCCGTTCTGAGGCCGGGCCAACTACGGTACGAACCGAAAGGTCTCCAGGAAGGGCAATCCGGTGTACGAAGGCGTGGTCCAGGACCTCATCGACGAGCTGGGGCGGCTGCCCGGCGTCGGTCCCAAGAGCGCGCAGCGGATCGCCTTCCACATCCTGCAGGCCGAGCCGACGGACGTGAAGCGGCTCGCGCAGGCGCTCATGGAGGTCAAGGCGAAGGTCCGCTTCTGCGCGACGTGCGGCAACGTGGCGCAGGAGGAGCTGTGCGGCATCTGCCGTGACCCGCGCCGTGACCCCTCGGTCATCTGCGTGGTGGAGGAGCCGAAGGACGTCGTCGCCATCGAGCGCACCCGCGAGTTCCGCGGGAGCTACCACGTCCTCGGCGGCGCCATCAGCCCGATCGAGGGTGTCGGTCCCGACGACCTGCGTATACGAGAACTTCTCGCGCGGTTGGCCGACGGGACGGTCACGGAACTGATCCTGGCCACGGACCCGAATCTGGAGGGCGAGGCGACGGCGACGTACCTCGCTCGCATGATCAAGCCCATGGGCCTGAAGGTCACCCGCCTGGCCAGCGGCCTCCCGGTGGGTGGCGACCTGGAATACGCGGACGAGGTCACCCTCGGCCGCGCCTTCGAGGGGAGACGACTCCTAGATGTCTGACGCCACACTGCACGCGACCGCTCAGAACCCGGACGATTTCGTGGTCCAGATCGCGGACCAGGTCGAGAGCTTCCTGGTGGCCGTCACGGAGGTGGCGAGGGGCGACGAGCCCGGCTCGACCGTGCCCTTCCTCCTCCTGGAGGTCTCCCAGCTGCTGCTGGCCGGCGGCCGCCTGGGCGCGCACGAGGACATCGTCCCCGACGAGCGCTACGAGCCCGACCTGGGCCCCGAGCCGGACGTGGACGAGCTCCGCGAGAACCTGGCCCGGCTGCTCGAACCGGTCGACGTCTACTCCGAGGTCTTCGACCCGTACGAGCCCCGCAAGGCCCCGGTCCCGGCCCGTATCTCCGACGACCTGGCCGACGTCATCACCGACCTGCGCCACGGCATGGCCCACTACCGGGCCGGCCGCACCACGGAGGCCCTGTGGTGGTGGCAGTTCTCCTACTTCTCCAACTGGGGCCCGACGGCCTCCGCCGTGCTGCGCGCCCTGCAGTCGGTCCTCATCCACGTCCGTCTCAACCAGCCCCTGGAAGAGCTCGACGGCCTCGACACCGACCAGGCCACCATGGGTGACGAGACCCTGGAGTTCGAGGCGGGCCGGGTGATGGCGGAGGAGATCGGCGCACCGCTGGGGATCCGGCGGGGGAAGTAGCCACGAGCCGGAAGCCGATGGCGCGGGCGCGGACCTGCTCCGGCCCGGACAGCTCCAACTTCTCTGCGTCCACGATGACTTCGGTCGTCCCGCTGACCGGTTTCCGTACGGACGAGGGCGCCGTGGGCCCGTAGGGCGTCGGCCGGCGTCAGCGTCCGGGCCACATCCCCCACAGGCCCTTCGTCATCGCCGTGGCGCCCCCCGCCAGGGCCAGCGCGAGGACCAGGTGGCGGGCGCGGCGCTCGGGGATGCGGGCGGCGATCGTGTGGCCGATCAGCGCGCCGATCGTCATCGCCGCGCCGGCGACGGCCCATTGGGGCCCGGTCAGGCGGGGCACGCCGTTCGCGGCGAGGGAGAACGCGTTGACGACGACGCCGTAGAACTGCGCGTTGGGGACGAACTCCCGTACCGTCCAGCCCGCGTTGAGGGCGTAGAGGGAGACGGGCGGGCCGCCCACGCCCGCCGCCGCGTTCATGAAGCCGCCCAGCGCACCCGCCGTCACCGCTCCCGCGCCGCCCCGCAGGGCCCGGACGCGGGCGCCGCGCAGCACGAGCAGGACGGCCGCCGTCACCAGGGCGCCCATCACCAACAGCAGGACGGGACGCGGGAGTTGACGGGTCATCCAGGCGCCCGCCGGGACCGTGCAGGCGGCCGCCAGGCACAACGGCACCATCGCCGCCGGGCGGACGCGCCGCCAGCCGCCCGCCAGGCCCACGACGCTGATGGCGCCGGCGGCACAGTTGGCGAGCACCACCCCGTCGGCGGGTCCGAGGAGCAGCACCAGCGCCGGCACGGCGACCAGGGCGAAGCCCATGCCGGTCAGCCACTGCACGCTCGCACCGAGCAGCACGATCGCCGCGAGCAGGATCTCCGTCATGCCGCATCCCCCTGTGCCGTCACGCCGCACCCCCCGGTGATGGAAACGGTGATTGAAACCTAACGCTGTTACGAGTGTGACGCGGGGCACTTTTCCGCGTGGTACGGCGGAGGCTGGGCAGATGCGGAACGCGGACGTCCGACGTCTCACCATGCGGGAGCAGGGTGGTGGAATTCGGGCGCTCGTTAGACTGAGCCGACACAAACGAACCGAGCGAGGAGCGCACGTGGGCCTTGTCGTGCAGAAGTACGGAGGCTCCTCCGTAGCCGATGCCGAAGGCATCAAGCGCGTCGCCAAGCGGATCGTGGAAGCGAAGAAGAACGGCAACCAGGTTGTCGTCGTCGTTTCCGCGATGGGCGACACGACGGACGAGCTGATCGATCTCGCCGGGCAGGTTTCTCCGATGCCTGCCGGGCGCGAATTCGACATGCTGCTGACCGCCGGAGAGCGGATCTCCATGGCCCTGCTGGCGATGGCGATCAAAAACCTGGGCCACGAGGCCCAGTCCTTCACCGGCAGCCAGGCAGGCGTCATCACCGACTCGGTCCACAACAAAGCCCGGATCATCGACGTCACGCCCGGCCGGATCCGGGACTCGCTCGACAAGGGCAACATCGCGATCGTCGCCGGTTTCCAGGGCGTCAGCCAGGACAAGAAGGACATCACCACGCTGGGGCGTGGCGGTTCCGACACGACGGCCGTGGCGCTCGCCGCCGCGCTCGACGCCGAGGTCTGCGAGATCTACACCGACGTCGACGGCGTGTTCACCGCCGATCCGCGTGTGGTGAAGAAGGCGAAGAAGATCGACTGGATCTCCTTCGAGGACATGCTGGAGCTCGCCGCCTCCGGTTCCAAGGTGCTGCTCCACCGCTGTGTGGAGTACGCCCGCCGCTACAACATCCCGATCCACGTCCGCTCGAGCTTCAGTGGGCTGCAGGGCACGTGGGTCAGCAGTGAACCGATTGGGGACAAGAAGGTGGAACAGGCCATCATCTCCGGTGTCGCGCACGACACCTCCGAGGCCAAGGTCACGGTCGTCGGCGTGCCGGACAAGCCGGGTGAGGCGGCCGCGATCTTCCGGACCATCGCCGATGCCGAGATCAACATCGACATGGTCGTGCAGAACGTGTCCGCCGCCTCCACGGGCCTGACGGACATCTCCTTCACGCTGCCGAAGACCGAGGGCCGCAAGGCCATCGACGCGCTGGAGAAGAACCGGCCGGGGATCGGCTTCGATTCCCTTCGGTACGACGACCAGATCGGGAAGATCTCGCTGGTCGGCGCGGGTATGAAGACCAACCCCGGGGTCACCGCGTCCTTCTTCGAGGCGCTGTCCGACGCGGGCGTGAACATCGAGCTGATCTCGACCTCCGAGATCCGTATCTCGGTCGTCACCCGCAAGGACGACGTGCCGGAGGCCGTCCGCGCCGTGCACACCGCGTTCGGCCTGGACTCCGACACCGACGAGGCCGTCGTCTACGGCGGCACCGGCCGATGACCGTCTCCACGACGTACGGAGGCGTACGACGATGACCGGTAAGCCGACGCTCGCGGTCGTGGGAGCGACCGGAGCCGTCGGCGCGGTCATGCTTCAGATCCTGTCCCAGCACGCGGACATCTGGGGCGAGATCCGCCTGATCGCCTCCCCGCGCTCGGCCGGCCGCAAGCTGGCCGTGCGCGGGGAGGAGGTCGAGGTGGTGGCCCTGAGCGAAGAGGCCTTCGACGGGGTCGACATCGCGATGTTCGACGTCCCGGACGAGGTCGCCGAGCAGTGGGCGCCGATCGCCGCCGCGCGCGGAGTGGTCGTCATCGACAACTCCGCCGCCTTCCGGCTGCACCCCGAGGTGCCGCTCGTGGTGCCCGAGGTCAACCCGCACGCCGTACGGACCCGGCCGCGCGGGATCATCGCCAACCCCAACTGCACGACCCTGACGATGATCGTCGCCCTGGGCGCGCTGCACGCCGAGTTCGGGCTGCGCGAGCTGGTGGTGTCGTCGTACCAGGCGGTGAGCGGGGCCGGGCGGGCCGGCGTGGACACGCTGCGGGCCCAGCTGTCCCTGGTGGCCGGAACCGAGCTGGGCACCAAGCCCGGCGACGTACGGCGGGCCGTCGGTGAGGACACCGGGCCGTTCCCGGAGCCGGTCGCGCTGAACGTCGTGCCGTGGGCCGGGTCGCTGCGGGAGGACGGCTGGTCCTCGGAGGAGATGAAGGTCCGCGACGAGGCCCGTAAGATCCTCGGACTGCCGCAGCTGCCGGTGGCCGTGACCTGCGTACGCGTCCCCGTGATCACCACCCACTCCCTCACCGTCCACGCCCGCTTCCAGGGCGAGGTGACGGTCGACCGGGCCCGGGAGATCCTCGCGACCGCGCCCGGCGTGGTGCTGTGCGACGACCCGGCCGCAGGTGAGTTCCCCACCCCCGCGGACGTCGTGGGCACCGACCCGACCTGGGTGGGCCGGCTGCGGCGGGCCCTGGACGACCCGACCGCGCTGGAGCTCTTCGTGTGCGGGGACAACCTCCGCAAGGGAGCGGCGCTGAACACCGCGCAGATCGCCGAGCTGGTGGCGGCGGAGTTCTCCTGAGTGCCGTTTGTAGGATCTCCGTAAGAAATGTGTTCAGAAGCATGGTCCGGACCACTTGAACCTGGCCCGTCCGGCAACGGAAGATCACCCCAGGAATCTCCTCCCCGCCCCGCGCAACCGCTTGCAGGGCGGGGAGCGTCTTTGCGGTCACCCTTGCGGGGCTGTGGGTGTGAGGATCCTGGCGTGGGGACGCCGTGACCGGGCGTGGGGATGCCCGTTCAAACAGGACATAAGGGAAGAGCGGGACGCATGACGGCACTTGAGGTACGGCCGGATGTCGCACATGTGGCACCCGGCACGTACAACCCTGGCGGGGGTAGACGTGTCCAACTGGCGTGGCAGAGGTACTCGAACTCAGCGCGGCCCGCGGCGCGGCGGCCCTTCGGCCGCCCCGTGCGCTCCGGCCCCGCCCGCCCGGCGGCATGCCGGTGATCGCGCCCATGCCCGCAGCGCGGCCCGCCCGCATACCCGGTCAGCGTGATGGCTCCGACGAGGCCGCGGCGACGGCCGCCGCCGGTACGACCGTCGACCACCTCACCGAGACCTACCGGGCGCACTACCGCTCGCTGCTCGGCCTCGCCGCACTGCTCCTCGACGACACCGCCTCCTGCGAGGACGTCGTCCAGGAGGCCTTCATCCGCGTCCACTCCGCCCGCAAGCGCGTCCGTGACCCCGAGAAGACCCTCGCGTACCTCCGCCAGACGGTGGTCAACCTCTCCCGCTCCACGCTGCGCCGGCGCATCCTCGGCCTGAAGCTGCTCTCCAAGCCGATGCCGGACATGGCGAGTGCGGAGGAGGGCGCCTACGACCAGCTGGAGCGGCGCGACCTCATCAAGGCGATGAAGGGCCTGCAGCGGCGCCAGCGCGAGGTCCTGGTGCTTCGCTACTTCGCGGACATGACCGAGGCCCAGGTCGCCGAGACCCTCGGGATCTCGCTGGGCTCGGTGAAGGCGTACGGCTCGCGGGGCATCGCCGCGTTGCGCGTGGCCATGGAGGCGCCGGCATGAGCGAGCGAGCCGAAGGGGGCGATTCGGATGAACGTCACTCCCACGAACGTCATGAGCCCTTCGCCTGGCACGAACCGACGGACCGGGACGAGCACGACCACACGCAACCGCACGCTGGGAACGGAACTGTGAACCACGGCCCCGACAAGAAGGGCCCCGAGGGGCCCGAGCCGGGTCCTGGGGGGCGTGGTCCAGACTCCGACGGGTTCGGCTCGGGCTCGGGGGAGCGTGGCTCCGGTCCGGGTGGGTTCGACCCAGGTGGGTTCGGGGACGATGAGCCGGCCCTGCGCCGGATGCTGCACTCCGCGGTCGACGACATCGAGCCGCGTACCGGCACGCTGGACCAGCTGCGCCGGGCCGTTCCCGCCCGGCGGGCGCGCAAGCGGCAGGCCGCCGTCGGCATGGCCGCCGCGGCCCTGTTCATCGGCACCGCGATCCCGGCCCTCGTGCATGTCTCCCAGTCCGGCGGCACCGACCCCAACACCGCCATGGCCGGCCAGTCCTCGCAGGCCCAGGGCGGCACCGGGCAGAGCCCGGACAAGGGCGGCGACACGGGCGCCGGGAAGGGCACCGGCAGTACGAGCGTCAAGCCCGGCAGGCAGCCCGGCAAGCCCGGTGGGAAGGGCAGGCCCGGCGGCGGCAGCACCGGCTCCACCGGCGGCGCCAACCCGTCCTCCACCCTCTCCGCGGGCGAGGTCCCGCGGTGCAAGTCGGCCCAGCTGGGCTCCGCGACCGGCACCGCCGTCGCCCCGGACTCCGCGGGCGTGGTCTACGGCACGTTCCGTGTCGTCAACGTCTCCACCGGCGCGTGTACCGTCGCCGGCGCGGGCACCGTCACGCCGACCGCGGTGGGCGCGGCCGACCGGACCAGAATCAGCGCCGTGCGGCATGCGGCCGGGGACGCGGCGACCGGGCTGCCCGACCCCACGCAGGAGGTCACCGGGCTGGTCCTGCAGCCGGGCTCGGCCTACGAGGAGAAGTTCGCCTTCGTGCCCTCGGCGTCCTGTCCCACCACGGGCGGCGGAGGCACCACCACCGGTTCGGCCACGGGGGGCGCGTCGCCGGATCCCACGCCCAGTGCCACCGGCGGTTCGGCCGACAGTGCGGGGTCGGGGGGTACGACCACCCAGCTGATGTCCGGGGACAGTACGGCGGGCGGCAGCGTGCAGATCACCCACACCGCGGAGGGGGGCTCACCGGCGGCGTCGGCGACTGTGCCGGGGGAGTGCGCGGGGACGGTCTACTACACCGGGGTGCTGGCGGGGTCGTAGCGGCGGGGTGGCCCGGGCAGCCGGTCAGCCGCTGGTCACCGGGGCCGGAGTCGTCTCCTCCTCCGGGGTCAGACCCAGCTCGGCGTCCCGCGCCGCCTCCACCTCGCGTCGTAGCAACCGGAACCACATGAACACCACGAACCCGGCGAAGACGAACCACTCCCCGGTGTAGCCGAGGTTCTGGAACGCCTTGAGGTCCAGCCCGGTGCCTTCCGGTGCGCTCGCGGGCACGGCCTTCATTCCGGAGTCGGCCTTGTCGAGGGTGATCCACGCGTCGTACAGCGGGCCCGGCACCAGGTTCACCAGCGACGCCGAGCTGATCGCCGCCGTCTGCCCGGCCGGCAGCCCGCCCTGTGCGCTGACCCCGTTGTCCCCGGGCGTCTCGGACGCCTGCAGCGCACCGGTGACGGTGACCTCGCCGCTCGGCGGCACGGGCGCCTTCGCCGCGTCGGCCCTGCCCGGCAGCCAGCCCCGTACCACCGGCAGCGCCTTGCCGGAGTCGGTGCGCAGCAGGGTGAGGACGTAGAAGCCGTTCTTGTCGTCCAGCTGCCGGCCGGGCACCAGCAGCTGCTTGCCGTAGTGCCCGCTCGCGGTGACCCGGCGGCCGGAGGTGGCCTTGTCGACGGGCAGCATCGAGTCCAGCGGCCGCGCCGTCTCGTGCTGGTCGGACGCGGCCTGCTCGGTCGCGGCGCGACTGTCGTGTACCCGCCCCTCGAACCGGCTCAGCTGCCACGACCCCATGAAGACGCAGAACGGGATGGCGAGCAGCACGAAGACGTTGATGCCCCACCAGCGGGGTGTCAGCAGAAAGCGGTACACGCCCTCCACGGTACGGCGCCACTGCCCGGGCCCGGCCCGCGGGTCACTACTTGAGCAGTCAGCCCTTGGCGGCCTTCAGGGAGTAGATCAACGGGATGCGCGGGTGACCCGCAGGGAAGCGGTGGTATCCGTCTTGGACCACGAAGTTCTCGAAGCGCGGGAAGAGCGACACGTCGTGCTCGTGCAGGAACTCGATGCGCAGCCCGGCCGCGGCGAGCGCGGAGACGACGTCGCCGAGGGTGTGCTGCCACTCCACACTGCGGTTGTGGACGGTGGGGGCGTCCGGGTCGGCGTAGGTGCCGGGCTCGTCCCACACCTGGGCTCCGCGGCGGAAGTAGTCGTGCACGATCCGCGAACCCGTCGCGTCGTCCAGGGCCTCGGTGAGCGGGTGGAACTCGGCCAGGTAGAGGAAGCCGCCGGGCGCGACGAGTGAGGCGGCCGTCTCCGCCCAGCGGCGGATGTCGGGCAGCCAGCACAGCGCGCCGAGCCCGGTGTAGACGATGTCGTACGACGCCTCGGGCACGGCCTCGGCCGCGTCGTAGACGTCGCTCGTGACGAAGGCGGCGCGCTCGGGGCCGTGGCCGAGGCCGGCGGCGAGGGCGCGGGCGGCCTCGACGGCCGGGGCGGAGAAGTCCAGGCCCACGACGCGGGCGGCGCCCCGGTGGAGCCAGGAGAGGGTGTCGGTCCCGATGTGGCACTGCAGGTGCAGCAGCGTCCTGCCGGTGACGTCGCCGACCTCGGCCGTCTCGAAGTCCCGCAGGACGTCCCGGCGGGCCCGGAAGCCGTCGAGGTCGTAGAACTCACCGGCGACGTGGACGGGAACCCGTTCGTCCCACATGGCCCGATTGTCCTCTCGCCAGTTCGACGGGACGGACACGGACGACCTCTCTGTGCTCATGATCGGGAAGTTATCCACAGGCTGCGCACATGCGCCACCCAATTGTCGGCCGGGCCAGGCAGTATGGGCGCATGACTGGGGCGATGAGTGAGAGCAAGGAGCCGGCCGTGCAGGGCACGGCCGGTATGCCGGACTGGGAGAAGCGCTTCCGGGCGCCACGGGTGTCGCTGCCCGACTGGGCGGAGGACGCGCCGCACCGCTCCCTGTTCGTGTCGAACGCGACGGGGACGTACGAGCTGTATGCCTGGGACCGTGCGACGGGCGAGCAGCGCCAGGCGACGGACCGGCCGAACGGCACGACGGACGGCGTGCTCTCCCCGGACGGCGCCTGGATCTGGTGGTTCGACGACAAGGACGGGGACGAGTTCGGCATCTGGCGCCGCCAGCCCTTCGGGGGCGGGACGGCCGAGCCTGCCGTCCCGGGCCTCGACCCCTCCTACCCGGCCGGGCTCGCCCTGGCCCGCGACGGCCGCACGGCGGTCGTAGGCCGCTCCACGGACGAGGACGGTACGACGCTCCACCTCGCCCGCGAGGGCGCGGACCCGGTCGAGATCTACCGGCACCGCGAGTCGGCGGGCATCGGCGACCTCTCGCACGACGGCTCCCTGATCGCGATCGAGCACACCGAGCACGGCGACGCCATGCACGCGGCGCTGCGCGTGCTCCGCCCGGACGGCACGCCCGTCGCCGACCTGGACGACACCAAGGGCGGCGCGGAGGAGCTGGGTCTGGAGGTGCTCGGCTTCGCCCCGGTCGACGGCGACACCCGGCTGCTCATCGGGCATCAGCGCCGGGGCCGCTGGGAGCCGCTGGTGTGGGACGTGGCCACGGGCGAGGAGACCGACCTCGCCCTGGACCTGCCCGGTGACGTCAGCGCCGAGTGGTATCCGGACGGCTCGGCCCTGCTCATCGCCCACGGGTTCGAGGCCCGCAGCGAGCTGTTCCGTTACGGCCTGGCGACCCGCGAGCTGACCCGTATCCCCACCCCGCCCGGCACGGTCTCCGGCGCCACGGCCCGTCCCGACGGCAGCGTGGAGTATCTGTGGTCGTCGGCCGCCGAGCCGCCGGCGGTGCGCTCGACGAAGGGCGGCGTCGTCCTGGCCCCACCGGGCATGGACTGCCCGCCGTCGGTGCCGGTGGAGGACGCGTGGGTGGAGGGTCCCGGCGGCCGTATCCACGCCCTGATCCAGAAGCCGGCCGGCGCGAGTGGCCCGCTGCCGACGGTCTTCGACCTGCACGGCGGCCCGACGTGGCACGACAGCGACTCCTTCGCCGCCGGTCCGGCCGCCTGGGTCGACCAGGGCTATGCGGTGATCCGCGTCAACTACCGCGGCTCCACCGGCTACGGCCGCGCCTGGACCGACGCCCTGAAGCACCGGGTCGGCCTGATCGAACTGGAGGACGTGGCAGCGGTCCGCGACTGGGCCGTCGCCTCCGGCCTCGCCGACCCCACCCGCCTGATCCTCACGGGCGGCTCCTGGGGCGGCTATCTCACCCTGCTCGGCGTCGGCACCCAGCCCGACGCATGGACGGTGGGCATCGCGGTCGTTCCGGTCGCGGACTACGTCACGGCGTACCACGACGAGATGGAGGCGCTGAAGGCCATGGACCGCACCCTGCTGGGCGGCACCCCGGAGGAGGTCCCCGAACGCTTCGAGGCCTCGTCCCCGCTGACCTACGTCGACGACGTCAAGGCCCCGGTCTACATCTCGGCGGGCGTCAACGACCCCCGCTGCCCCATCCGCCAGATCGACAACTACGTCAAGCGTCTGGAAGCGAGAGCCGCAACCCACGAGGTCTACCGCTACGACGCCGGCCACGGCTCCCTGGTGGTGGACGAACGCATCAAGCAGCTGAGACTGGAAATGGACTTCGCGGAGAGGCACTTGAACAACTAGGACAGGCCCTGGACCGCCCTCCCGGCCGACCGAGCCACCCACCCGCACCTCTCAGCCGACCGAGACGGGTGTGCGGGTGGGCGAGGCGGGGGTCAGCGGAGTTCCGCCAGGCCTCTGCGGGTGGCGGCGACCACCACGCGGTCGCCCTTCTCCAGTACGTGGTCGGGCGCCGTGTCCGTGCGGCCCTCCAGGGCCAGTACCCTCCAGGAACCGGCCAGGAAAGCGTCCCGTACCGTCCGGCCCTCCAGCTGGGGGTGCCCGGCGACGTCGACGCCGGCGAACAGCAGCACCCGCCGCTCCACCGCGATGGCGCCGAGCACCTGCCGCCCCAGCATCGCCCCGGCGAACGCGGGCGCGGCCAGATGCGTGACGCTCCGGCTCCGGGTCAGCGCATGCGGGTACGCCGCCCGCAGCGTCCGGTACACGGCGGTGGCGAAGTCGTCGTCGTACAGCCGTAGCACCACCCGAAGATCGGGCCGTACCGACCGCGCGTACAGCACGGCCTCCAGGTTCGTGGTGTCCGCGCTGGTCACCGCGAGCAGCGCATACGCCCGGTGGATCTTGGCGGACTCCAGCACCCCTTCCTGGGTGACATCGCCGAGCACCACCGGCACCCGCAGCCGCCGCGCGGTCGCGAGGCCCCGCGCCTCCGGGTCCGACTCGACGCACACGACAGGGATGTTCAGCTCGCGCAGCCGGGTCAGCACCCGGGTGCCGATCTTCCCGAGCCCGAGCAGCACCACATGCCCGCCGAGGCCGCGCGGCGGTTTCCGCAGGGCGGAGGCGGTGCGGAAGGTGCCGAGCGCCTCCAGCACGGCCGCCAGCAGCACCGGAAGCAGCAGCAACCCGACCAGTCCGGAGAGGAGTTGGAGAATTTGCCGGCTCAGTGGCTCCCCGATCGCGGGGTTGTCGATCGCGAACAGGTCGAGAAGGGTGTAGTAGAAGGCCCGCAGCGGATGGATCCCGGGGGTGGCCACCCACAGCGCCACCGCGAGGGCGACCACACAGGCCACCATGCCCGCCAGCGACCACCGCAGCCGCCGCGAGAACAGCGAGGCCAGCGGCGGAACTCCGCTCCGGCCGGGCACGGGCAACTCCCCGCCGCCCGCCGACGACACCTGCTCCAGCACCACGGCCGGCCGCCCGGCGGCCTGCCGTACCTCGTCGTCGTCCGGCAGCAGCCGCGGCTCCTGCTCCCCGCCGCCCTCGGCGTCCGTACCGGTGGGGGAGAGCAGGGCGAGAGTGCTCAACCCGGTGCCGGGCGTCGGTCGTTCGACGGCCCGCAGCAGCAGCCCCTCGGTCTGGACGACCTTGCTGGTGCCGGCGACGGCGGTGGCGGCCAGCGCGGGCGCGGCGGTGTCGGCGTCGGACAGCACGGTGGTGGACGCGTCACTGCCGCCCTCGCCGTTGCCGGCGGCCAACGCGGCCGCTTGGTCGAGGAGTTCCTCGATGTGCTGGCCCAACCGCCGGTTGTAGAGCCTGAGGACGAGCCGCAGCCGAGGGTTGAGCCGGCGGGCGGTCAGCGCGGCCCGGATGTTGGTCTCGTCGTCGTCGAAGACGAGGGCGAGCGCGGTGGCCCGTTCCACGCCGGCCTCGGCGAGCACGGCCTCGGTGATCACGACGGCCTCCAACACCCGTGCGGTGTCACCGCCGTTGCCGCCGCTGCCGGTGCTCGTGGCAGTCGCGGCCGAGCCGGACCCGGATCCGTTGCCGGCGCGGCCGACCGCGGCGTTCACCACACGGTCGAGCAGCGCCGCGGAGGCAAGCCGGGCCCGGCCGACCACGGGAGGCCTGGCGGTGCGCTCGTTCGGCGGTACCACGAGGGTGACCTGCTCGCCGTAG
The genomic region above belongs to Streptomyces sp. CG1 and contains:
- a CDS encoding aspartate kinase, with the protein product MGLVVQKYGGSSVADAEGIKRVAKRIVEAKKNGNQVVVVVSAMGDTTDELIDLAGQVSPMPAGREFDMLLTAGERISMALLAMAIKNLGHEAQSFTGSQAGVITDSVHNKARIIDVTPGRIRDSLDKGNIAIVAGFQGVSQDKKDITTLGRGGSDTTAVALAAALDAEVCEIYTDVDGVFTADPRVVKKAKKIDWISFEDMLELAASGSKVLLHRCVEYARRYNIPIHVRSSFSGLQGTWVSSEPIGDKKVEQAIISGVAHDTSEAKVTVVGVPDKPGEAAAIFRTIADAEINIDMVVQNVSAASTGLTDISFTLPKTEGRKAIDALEKNRPGIGFDSLRYDDQIGKISLVGAGMKTNPGVTASFFEALSDAGVNIELISTSEIRISVVTRKDDVPEAVRAVHTAFGLDSDTDEAVVYGGTGR
- a CDS encoding sulfite exporter TauE/SafE family protein, which encodes MTEILLAAIVLLGASVQWLTGMGFALVAVPALVLLLGPADGVVLANCAAGAISVVGLAGGWRRVRPAAMVPLCLAAACTVPAGAWMTRQLPRPVLLLVMGALVTAAVLLVLRGARVRALRGGAGAVTAGALGGFMNAAAGVGGPPVSLYALNAGWTVREFVPNAQFYGVVVNAFSLAANGVPRLTGPQWAVAGAAMTIGALIGHTIAARIPERRARHLVLALALAGGATAMTKGLWGMWPGR
- a CDS encoding class I SAM-dependent methyltransferase; the encoded protein is MSTERSSVSVPSNWREDNRAMWDERVPVHVAGEFYDLDGFRARRDVLRDFETAEVGDVTGRTLLHLQCHIGTDTLSWLHRGAARVVGLDFSAPAVEAARALAAGLGHGPERAAFVTSDVYDAAEAVPEASYDIVYTGLGALCWLPDIRRWAETAASLVAPGGFLYLAEFHPLTEALDDATGSRIVHDYFRRGAQVWDEPGTYADPDAPTVHNRSVEWQHTLGDVVSALAAAGLRIEFLHEHDVSLFPRFENFVVQDGYHRFPAGHPRIPLIYSLKAAKG
- a CDS encoding DUF5063 domain-containing protein, which encodes MSDATLHATAQNPDDFVVQIADQVESFLVAVTEVARGDEPGSTVPFLLLEVSQLLLAGGRLGAHEDIVPDERYEPDLGPEPDVDELRENLARLLEPVDVYSEVFDPYEPRKAPVPARISDDLADVITDLRHGMAHYRAGRTTEALWWWQFSYFSNWGPTASAVLRALQSVLIHVRLNQPLEELDGLDTDQATMGDETLEFEAGRVMAEEIGAPLGIRRGK
- a CDS encoding aspartate-semialdehyde dehydrogenase; this encodes MTGKPTLAVVGATGAVGAVMLQILSQHADIWGEIRLIASPRSAGRKLAVRGEEVEVVALSEEAFDGVDIAMFDVPDEVAEQWAPIAAARGVVVIDNSAAFRLHPEVPLVVPEVNPHAVRTRPRGIIANPNCTTLTMIVALGALHAEFGLRELVVSSYQAVSGAGRAGVDTLRAQLSLVAGTELGTKPGDVRRAVGEDTGPFPEPVALNVVPWAGSLREDGWSSEEMKVRDEARKILGLPQLPVAVTCVRVPVITTHSLTVHARFQGEVTVDRAREILATAPGVVLCDDPAAGEFPTPADVVGTDPTWVGRLRRALDDPTALELFVCGDNLRKGAALNTAQIAELVAAEFS
- a CDS encoding SigE family RNA polymerase sigma factor encodes the protein MAEVLELSAARGAAALRPPRALRPRPPGGMPVIAPMPAARPARIPGQRDGSDEAAATAAAGTTVDHLTETYRAHYRSLLGLAALLLDDTASCEDVVQEAFIRVHSARKRVRDPEKTLAYLRQTVVNLSRSTLRRRILGLKLLSKPMPDMASAEEGAYDQLERRDLIKAMKGLQRRQREVLVLRYFADMTEAQVAETLGISLGSVKAYGSRGIAALRVAMEAPA
- a CDS encoding SURF1 family protein codes for the protein MYRFLLTPRWWGINVFVLLAIPFCVFMGSWQLSRFEGRVHDSRAATEQAASDQHETARPLDSMLPVDKATSGRRVTASGHYGKQLLVPGRQLDDKNGFYVLTLLRTDSGKALPVVRGWLPGRADAAKAPVPPSGEVTVTGALQASETPGDNGVSAQGGLPAGQTAAISSASLVNLVPGPLYDAWITLDKADSGMKAVPASAPEGTGLDLKAFQNLGYTGEWFVFAGFVVFMWFRLLRREVEAARDAELGLTPEEETTPAPVTSG
- the recR gene encoding recombination mediator RecR; this translates as MYEGVVQDLIDELGRLPGVGPKSAQRIAFHILQAEPTDVKRLAQALMEVKAKVRFCATCGNVAQEELCGICRDPRRDPSVICVVEEPKDVVAIERTREFRGSYHVLGGAISPIEGVGPDDLRIRELLARLADGTVTELILATDPNLEGEATATYLARMIKPMGLKVTRLASGLPVGGDLEYADEVTLGRAFEGRRLLDV
- a CDS encoding YbaB/EbfC family nucleoid-associated protein, which translates into the protein MIPGGGQPNMQQLLQQAQKMQQDLQQAQEELANTEVDGQAGGGLVKATVTGSGELRALKIDPKAVDPEDTETLADLIVAAVQAANENAQTLQQQKLGPLAQGLGGGTGIPGLPF